One window of the Cyanobium sp. AMD-g genome contains the following:
- a CDS encoding BolA family protein produces MVQPEQVKDAIRRALPDAAVEVEDLTGGGDHLQVKVVSGAFAGLNRVRQHQLVYGALRSELASEAIHALAVQTALPS; encoded by the coding sequence ATGGTGCAACCGGAGCAGGTCAAGGACGCCATTCGCCGCGCGCTTCCCGATGCCGCCGTGGAGGTCGAGGATCTCACCGGCGGTGGCGATCACCTGCAGGTGAAGGTCGTGTCCGGCGCCTTCGCCGGGCTCAACCGGGTGCGGCAGCACCAGCTTGTCTACGGCGCCCTGCGCAGCGAACTGGCCAGCGAGGCCATCCATGCCCTGGCGGTGCAGACCGCCCTCCCCTCCTGA
- the grxD gene encoding Grx4 family monothiol glutaredoxin, whose translation MDASTRQRIDDLITTSPVVVFMKGNKLMPQCGFSNNVVQILQSLGVPFETFDVLSDMEIRQGIKEFSDWPTIPQVYVKGEFLGGSDILIEMYNSGELREKLEVALAS comes from the coding sequence ATGGACGCCAGCACCCGTCAACGCATCGACGACCTGATCACGACCAGCCCCGTGGTGGTCTTCATGAAGGGCAACAAGTTGATGCCTCAGTGTGGATTCTCTAACAATGTGGTCCAGATCCTGCAGTCCCTGGGTGTGCCTTTCGAGACGTTCGATGTTCTCTCCGACATGGAGATCCGCCAGGGGATCAAGGAGTTTTCCGATTGGCCCACGATCCCCCAGGTGTACGTCAAAGGGGAGTTTCTGGGCGGCTCCGACATCCTGATCGAGATGTACAACAGCGGCGAACTGCGAGAAAAGCTGGAAGTGGCCCTGGCGTCGTAA
- a CDS encoding DUF6761 family protein, with the protein MTALQHPDAIRHFQSLCDACQDLSDRHHGPSELRLYADGYLHALRRTAVLDHHSQRRLEELIDRWIQDPSSFMGPDGQPRLLMETSRY; encoded by the coding sequence ATGACAGCACTTCAACATCCCGACGCGATCCGACACTTCCAGTCCCTGTGCGACGCCTGCCAGGACCTTTCCGATCGTCATCACGGACCCTCCGAGCTGCGGCTGTACGCAGACGGGTACCTGCATGCGCTGCGCCGCACGGCCGTGCTGGATCACCATTCCCAGAGGCGGCTGGAGGAACTGATTGATCGCTGGATCCAGGACCCTTCCAGCTTTATGGGTCCCGACGGCCAACCCCGCCTGCTGATGGAAACGAGCCGCTACTGA